Within Halorubrum lacusprofundi ATCC 49239, the genomic segment GTGTCGTCGCGGTCGACGAGCGGATCGTCTTCGGGCGGTTCCTCCGCGAGCACGTCGAGGCCGGCGCCCTTGATCGTCTCCGACTCCAGCGCGTCGAGCAGCGCATCGGCGTCGACGACGGGCCCGCGACTCACGTTGACGACCACCGAGCTCTCGTCGAGCCGAGCGAGCGCGTCGGCGTCGACCATGCCCCGAGTCGCGTCCGTCAAGGGGGCGTAGACGCCGACGTGATCGGCCCGGTCGAACAGCTCGTCGAAATCCGCTTTCTCGACACCGTACTCCGCCATCTCGTCGGCCTCGACGAACGGGTCGTAGGCGACGAGATCAGCGTCGAATCCGGCGATCTGCTCGGCCGCGCGCCGGGCGATCGGGCCGAACGAGACGAATCCGACCGTCGACGCGCTCACGCGGCGGATCGGTCGTCCGACCTCCCAGCTCCAGCCGTCGTCGACGACGTGATCGTCGTACGCCTTCAGCGACCGCAGGCAGGCCAAAAGCAGCGAAACGGAGTGAATCGCCACCTCGTCGGTGCAGTAGTCCGGGGCGCGAGTGACGGTGACGCCGCGCTCGGCGGCGGCGCCCACGTCGACGTTATCCACCCCAACTGCGGCCCGGACGACGGCCCGCAGGTCGAGCCGGCCGAGCGCCTCGTCGGTGACGGGCGTGTCGATGTCGGTCACAACCGCGTCGGCGCCCGCTGCCGCCTCGATCAGGCGCTCGGTCGACCCTAGTTGGGCGACCTCAATCTCGACGGGCTCGTCAACTGCCTCGTCGAGGACCTCGCGGTACGTCTCCGGATCGATCATCGGGAACGCCGACAGCACGACTTTGGCCATGTACGGTCGTTTTCTCTCCCATCACTTGACGGCTTTCTCGCGTTTTCAGGTCCTGAGACACCCATTTTCGATCGTGATTATCATCCGGCAGTCGATTTTGATTTTCGATGGCTCTTTGCGCGCGCGCTCGCTAGGGCGTTCGTGAGCGACGACAGTTCAGCAGACCGGTCGACCAAACCGCCGATGCTCGTGCTCTTAGAGTCACTGGCGTTCTACCGGAACGCCCGCGTTGGGCTCGTCGTCGGCGCGCTCTTCGCGGTCCTCCTGTACGGCGTCCGGGCGCTGGAGCTACTCGGTCCGGTGATCGACATCCGGGACTACCCGCTGTTCGGTCCAGACGTGTGGTTCCTGTTGCTGGCGTTCGTGCTGGCTGCGACGTTCGCGCTGCTCGTCGCCATCGGGCTCACCGTCGTCGAAGCGGTCCGAGGGGCGCGGGACCTATCGGCGGAACGGAGCGAGGAGAAGAGTTAGAGCCGCGGCGGTCAGTCGGCGGTACAGGAGGCCTCGTTTTCGTCGCCGGTGAACTCCTGTGCGGGCTCGGTCAGCTTATAGAGTTTCTGCCGGGCATCCGCGAAGTAGACATCCTCGTCGACGACGTCGATCCCCTCTAACCGTTCGAGCGCGTAGCGGACGGTTCGAGCCGACAGCATCGACTCCTGGACGATCCCCTTCTGGGTCAACGGTCCGTTGTACTCGAGCACCTTGAAGACGAGCTTGGCGCTCGGCGGGAGGTCGTCGAGTCCCTCCGTTTGGGTTCCTTCCATCGTTACGAATCGAAACCGCACATCGTCATAAATGTTGATGCGTCACCGCGCTCAATCGGGTGTTTTCTCGCAGTAGAAGGCAATTGTTGCTGGTTTATGACGCACTCACCGGTAACATTTACTGGTAGTTGGCTGTAGACTGACCAGTCAGTCAGCGATGGCGCTCGCGCGCGCTCCGTTGCCGACGCTCTGCGGGGTCGATCTCGGACGGCGTCTCGGTCGCTCGACGTGAGCCGGACGTGGCTGTCCCGGTCGGCGGCGCTCCGAGACGGGCCGCCCGGCGGAACGAACGGCTTTTCACGTGCGCTCGCGGATCGACTGGTATGAGCGACGACTCGGGGATATCGGGCCATACCCGAAGCGTGGTCGTCACGACGATCTGCAGTCTCGCGGGGATCGCCGCCGGCGTCATCTCGGCCGTGTATGTTGGGACGGATCCGGTTGACGCCGCCAGCACTACCCTCGTGCTGGTGCTGGGCGCGTTCGTGCTCGCCCAGTACCCGTTGTACAAGATGATCGGCGTCGGCGACTTCGGAGTCAAGGACAACCTCTACGTGGCGTTTCTGACGTTCACGCTGTGGTTCATCAGCTACACCGTACTTGCGACGTCCGGCGTCGAACTGGTGGTCTGAAATGGCGGACGACAGCATCGCGGTCGTCGACCTCGATCGATGCCAGCCCGACCGGTGTAACTACGAGTGCGCGAACTACTGCCCGCCAAACCGGACGGGCAAGGAGTGCATCACGAAGCGCGGCGAGGACGCGGCCGAGGGCGACCCGGACCAGATCCACATCTCCGAGGAGATCTGTCTCGGAGAGACCTGCGGGATCTGCGTCGAGAAATGCCCGTTCGACGCGATCGAGATCATCAACCTCCCCTCCGAACTCGACGAGGAGCCGGTCCACCGCTACGGCGACAACGCCTTCTCGCTGTACGGGCTCCCGACCCCGAAGCCGGGCAACGTCACCGGCATCCTCGGTCCGAACGGGATCGGGAAGTCGACGGCGGTCCACGCGCTCGCCGGCGAGATGGTCCCGAACCTCGGCGACTACGAGTCTGAGGGCGACTGGGAGCGCGTGCTTGACCGATTCCGCGGCACGGGGCTGCAGAACTACCTCCAATCGCTGAAGGAGGGAGATGTGACGGTCGCGCGGAAGCCGCAGTACGTCGACCAGATCCCGAACCAGTTCGACGGCAACACCCGCGAGCTGTTGGAGCGCACCGACGAGCGCGGCGCGCTCGACTCCCTCATCGACCGGCTCAACATCAGGCCGGTGATGGACCAGCCGATCGACTCCATCTCCGGCGGCGAGCTCCAGCGCGTTGCCATCGCGGCGTGTCTCGCCCGCGACGCCGACTTCTACTTCCTCGACGAGATCACGCCGTACCTCGATATCGGCCAGCGGATGATCGTCGCCCGGCTCATCCGCGAGCTGGCGGACGACGACGCGGCCGAGCGCTCGATGCTCGTCGTCGAGCACGACCTCGCCATCCTGGACCTGCTCGCCGATACCCTCCACGTCGCGTACGGGGAGCCCGGCGCGTACGGTGTCGTCACTGACCCCAAGTCGGTCCGAAACGGGATCAACGAGTACCTGAAGGGATACCTCGACAACGAGAATATGCGGATTCGGCCGTCCGCGATCACCTTCGAGGAGCACGCCCCACGGGTCTCTTCGCGGAGCGAGACGCTGATCGAGTACCCCGAACTCTCGAAGTCGTACGGCGACGGCGAGTTCGAACTCCACGTCGAGGGCGGCGAGATCAACCGCTCCGAGGTGCTCGGCGTCGTCGGCCCGAACGGGATCGGGAAGTCGACGCTTGCGAAGCTGTTCGCGGGCTCGTTGGAACCGGACGAGGGGGAACTCGACTTTGCACTCGACATCGCGTACAAGCCGCAGTACATCGATATTGACCAGCCGATGCGCGTCGACGTGTTCCTCTCCTCGATCACCGACGACTTCGGTAGCTCCTACTGGAACACGGAGATCGCCCAGCCGCTCCAACTCGATCGCGTGATGGAGCAGAACCTCTCGGACCTGTCGGGCGGGGAGCGCCAGCGCGTCGCCATCGCGGCGTGTCTCTCCGAAGACGCCGATCTGTACCTTCTCGACGAGCCCTCTGCGCACCTCGACGTGGAACAGCGGGTGCGCGCGACGACGGCGATCCGCCGGTACGCGGAGAACCACGACGCGACCGTGATGGTGATCGACCACGACATCTACATGATCGATCTCCTCGCAGACCGCCTGATGGTGTTCGACGGCGAACCGGCCGAGCGCGGGCACGCCACGCCGCCGCAGGAGATGCGCGACGGGATGAACGAGTTCCTCGCGGACCTGGACATCACCTTCCGACGCGACGAGCGGACGGGCCGTCCCCGGATCAACAAGCCGGGCTCGCAGCTCGACAGCTCACAGAAGCGCGACGGCGAGTACTACTACTCGGGGTAGTCGTTCGGTCGAACTCCTCCGATTATACAACGTGCGAGGCGAAAGCCGCGGCTTTGGCCGTGGAAGGAGGCCAAGGTAGGCCGTCCGCCTCACAGTTCATCATCTCACGGTGAGAGCTTCGCGGCTGTTACGGTGTGTATACTAAACCCTCTCCGGTGTGCCCACTCCGTGAATGCAGTTGGTCCTCATCGATTCGTCGTCGAGTAGCGGCCGTCAGTCCGTCACACCGTCTCTCGCGTTATGAATCGGTCACAACTCCTACCGGCGCTGATAGCGCTGTTGGCGATCACGTCGCTGAGCGTCGCGTCAACGACGCTGGAGACGAGCCTGACGACCGATCCGGACGAGGAGATAAACCCGAACTGGGAGAGCCTGCCGATAGGCCAGGACGACGCGGCCGCGATTCAGGAGTCCATCGAGGGCGGAGGCGGGGAGAGCGACGGTGGGGGCGGTAGCGGTTCCACCGACGCCACGGGATCCGCGACCGATGACCGCTCGCTCTTCGATCGCCTGATCGCGCTGTTGAGTCGACTCTTCCGTCTCCTCCTCCCGATCGCGGCGGTTCTGGCGGTGGCCGCGCTGGCGTATCGGTACCGTGACCTTCTGGCCGACCTCTTCGGGCGCGACTCCCGAACGACCCCTGCCACCGAGTCGCGACCGACGGCTGAACGCTGGCCCGGAACGACCCCCGAACACGACGTGGACCGGGCCTGGGTGGAGCTGATACGCCGGCTGAACCCGAATCGACCCGAGACGACGACCCCAGACGAGTGCCGCGCGCTCGCTCGCGTTCGAGGCGTCGATCGCGACGCCGTCGAGTCGATCGTCTCCGCGTTCGAGCACGTGCACTACGGCGGACGCTCGGTCGACGCGGAGGCCGACCGGGCTCGCGACGGGCTCCGCGCGCTGGAGGACGACGTGAAATGACCGACCGAACCGTCGATCGCGACCCCGCGACCGACTCGAGCGATGCGGATACACGCCGAATCGGCGCTGGGGGGCTGCTCGCCCGCCTCGGTCGAGTGGCCCGCGTCCTGCTTCTCCTGGTGGGGGTCGCGACGCTCGGTGTCGGACTGCTCGTCGCCTTCGATCCGGAGACTGAGGGCGTGCTCCGGATCGACGCGGCGATCGAAGCCCTCGGGAGCGATTACGTGGTGCTGGCAGTGTTCGGTCTTCTGGCGGTCGTCCTCGCGTTACTCCTCGTGGCGGCACAGCGCGTCCGCGGCGTCAGCGAGGCGACGCCGCCGGCCGTCGAGGGCGTCCTGACGGCGTCGTATCCCGGTGCGTCGTTCGACCACGCCGGTGGTGGACGACTGCGTCGGTTCCGCTCCACTCGCTCGGCAACCGACCGTCGCCGTCGGCTCCGGGAGGCGGCGGTCCGCGCGACGATGCGCGCGGAGGGCTGTTCGCGGACCGACGCCGAGCGTCGTGTCGACGAGGGGACCTGGACGAACGACTCCGTCGCCGCATCCTCCCTCTCCGCGTCCGGACGCGGGGTCCTGGGCGGTACCCTCTCCGCTTTGGAGGTTACCCGTGACGGCGATCCGGCCGATCGTACCGTTGACGCCATCCTGGCGAAGACGACCGGCAAGAGATCGGTGGTCCGGGGTAGTGATCGGGACGGGAACGAGGACCTGACTGCGGCAACCGTTCGGAACTCGGGCCGGGGTACCGACCGGGACGCGGATCGGGACGCCAACCGAGCTTCGGACCGCCGCTCGGACGAGCGATCGACAGCGCAGGAGGGAGCCCAGTGACGCCCGATATCGCCGCTCTCCGTCGCTGTCTCGGTGGTTCAGAGCGTCCCGAACGAACCGCAGTCGACGGGGGATCCCGGTGGGGCTCCGCGGCCAGAACCGACGGCGGGGCCACAGCCGAACCGGCGTCCGAGACGAACCGACCGTCAGCAGTTCGGTGGACCGGCCGCTGGCGGGGGATCGCCGCCGTCACGCTTCTCGCGGTGGCGATCGGCGTCCTCGCGAAACGGCCTCCGTTGTTGCTGGTCGGCGCTCTCACCGGCGCGTACGTCGCCTACCCGCGTCTCACCGCGACTCCCAACCCCGATCTGTCCGTCCGACGGGAAATAGATCCGGCGTCGCCGGCGGACGGGGAGTGGGTGTCCGTGCGGACGACGATCACGAACGAGGGAGACTCAGCGCTCGCCGACGTCCGAGTCGTCGACGGACCCCCGGCGATGCTCTCGGTCTCGGACGGATCGCCGCGATGTGCGACGGCGCTGCTCCCGGGTGGTGAGGTGACGATACGCTACGAGCTCCGGGCGCGCCCGGGTCGTCACGCGTTCCAGCCGACGACCGTGCTCTGTCGCGACGCGAGCGGGTCGGTAGAGGTCGAACTCTCACTCACTGCGGCCAGTTCCTTCGAGTGCGAAGCGGAGATCCCGACCGTCC encodes:
- a CDS encoding C-terminal binding protein — translated: MAKVVLSAFPMIDPETYREVLDEAVDEPVEIEVAQLGSTERLIEAAAGADAVVTDIDTPVTDEALGRLDLRAVVRAAVGVDNVDVGAAAERGVTVTRAPDYCTDEVAIHSVSLLLACLRSLKAYDDHVVDDGWSWEVGRPIRRVSASTVGFVSFGPIARRAAEQIAGFDADLVAYDPFVEADEMAEYGVEKADFDELFDRADHVGVYAPLTDATRGMVDADALARLDESSVVVNVSRGPVVDADALLDALESETIKGAGLDVLAEEPPEDDPLVDRDDTIVTPHAAWYSEAARDDLNRSGAVDVAAVLNGETPDGRVDPDADWL
- a CDS encoding DUF7536 family protein encodes the protein MSDDSSADRSTKPPMLVLLESLAFYRNARVGLVVGALFAVLLYGVRALELLGPVIDIRDYPLFGPDVWFLLLAFVLAATFALLVAIGLTVVEAVRGARDLSAERSEEKS
- a CDS encoding MarR family transcriptional regulator, which codes for MEGTQTEGLDDLPPSAKLVFKVLEYNGPLTQKGIVQESMLSARTVRYALERLEGIDVVDEDVYFADARQKLYKLTEPAQEFTGDENEASCTAD
- a CDS encoding ribosome biogenesis/translation initiation ATPase RLI, which gives rise to MADDSIAVVDLDRCQPDRCNYECANYCPPNRTGKECITKRGEDAAEGDPDQIHISEEICLGETCGICVEKCPFDAIEIINLPSELDEEPVHRYGDNAFSLYGLPTPKPGNVTGILGPNGIGKSTAVHALAGEMVPNLGDYESEGDWERVLDRFRGTGLQNYLQSLKEGDVTVARKPQYVDQIPNQFDGNTRELLERTDERGALDSLIDRLNIRPVMDQPIDSISGGELQRVAIAACLARDADFYFLDEITPYLDIGQRMIVARLIRELADDDAAERSMLVVEHDLAILDLLADTLHVAYGEPGAYGVVTDPKSVRNGINEYLKGYLDNENMRIRPSAITFEEHAPRVSSRSETLIEYPELSKSYGDGEFELHVEGGEINRSEVLGVVGPNGIGKSTLAKLFAGSLEPDEGELDFALDIAYKPQYIDIDQPMRVDVFLSSITDDFGSSYWNTEIAQPLQLDRVMEQNLSDLSGGERQRVAIAACLSEDADLYLLDEPSAHLDVEQRVRATTAIRRYAENHDATVMVIDHDIYMIDLLADRLMVFDGEPAERGHATPPQEMRDGMNEFLADLDITFRRDERTGRPRINKPGSQLDSSQKRDGEYYYSG
- a CDS encoding DUF4129 domain-containing protein, which produces MNRSQLLPALIALLAITSLSVASTTLETSLTTDPDEEINPNWESLPIGQDDAAAIQESIEGGGGESDGGGGSGSTDATGSATDDRSLFDRLIALLSRLFRLLLPIAAVLAVAALAYRYRDLLADLFGRDSRTTPATESRPTAERWPGTTPEHDVDRAWVELIRRLNPNRPETTTPDECRALARVRGVDRDAVESIVSAFEHVHYGGRSVDAEADRARDGLRALEDDVK
- a CDS encoding DUF7269 family protein produces the protein MTDRTVDRDPATDSSDADTRRIGAGGLLARLGRVARVLLLLVGVATLGVGLLVAFDPETEGVLRIDAAIEALGSDYVVLAVFGLLAVVLALLLVAAQRVRGVSEATPPAVEGVLTASYPGASFDHAGGGRLRRFRSTRSATDRRRRLREAAVRATMRAEGCSRTDAERRVDEGTWTNDSVAASSLSASGRGVLGGTLSALEVTRDGDPADRTVDAILAKTTGKRSVVRGSDRDGNEDLTAATVRNSGRGTDRDADRDANRASDRRSDERSTAQEGAQ